Proteins encoded in a region of the Oscillospiraceae bacterium MB24-C1 genome:
- a CDS encoding FprA family A-type flavoprotein produces MYCVRNVTEDLYWVGANDHRLALFENAYPIPRGVSYNAYLLMDEKTVLFDTVDWSACRQLLENMTHVLDGRPLDYLVINHLEPDHAGSIEEILLRWPKVTIISNEKAFMLMRQFGFNVDSHQIVEVKEGDTFSFGKHLVTFVFAPMVHWPEVMVTFDTTNGVLFSADAFGTFGALDGKLFADEVNFDRDWLDDARRYLTNIVGKYGPHIRLILKKAGGILDQIKYICPLHGPVWRKDLPYILEKYDLWGRYQPEEKGVLMVYASMYGNTESAMQALAARLCDKGMTNIALYDVSSTDVSQLISESFKYSHMVLASVTYNLGIYPAMHNFLMDMKALNLQKRTVALVENGSWAIKAGDLMQKFVSEEMKNMTVLNERVSIASSLHADKNPELESLANAILESMQ; encoded by the coding sequence ATGTATTGTGTGAGAAATGTAACCGAAGATCTATATTGGGTGGGCGCTAACGACCACCGTCTGGCTCTATTTGAAAACGCATATCCGATACCCAGAGGCGTCTCTTATAACGCCTATCTGCTCATGGATGAAAAGACGGTGTTGTTCGACACTGTGGATTGGTCGGCTTGCCGACAGTTGCTGGAAAACATGACACATGTGCTTGATGGACGGCCGCTGGATTATCTGGTTATCAACCATCTGGAACCTGATCATGCGGGTTCGATTGAGGAGATTCTACTCCGCTGGCCCAAAGTGACCATTATCAGCAATGAGAAAGCATTTATGTTGATGCGCCAGTTTGGATTCAATGTCGACAGCCACCAGATTGTCGAGGTGAAAGAAGGCGATACATTCAGCTTTGGCAAGCATCTGGTTACCTTTGTATTTGCCCCCATGGTACACTGGCCAGAAGTCATGGTAACCTTTGATACCACCAATGGCGTGCTTTTCTCTGCCGATGCCTTTGGCACCTTTGGTGCGTTGGACGGAAAGCTCTTTGCTGATGAGGTCAACTTTGACCGAGATTGGTTGGATGATGCGCGACGCTATTTGACCAACATCGTCGGAAAATACGGCCCACATATCCGCTTAATTTTGAAAAAAGCCGGCGGTATTCTTGACCAGATCAAATACATCTGCCCCCTCCACGGACCCGTGTGGCGTAAAGATTTACCCTATATCCTTGAGAAATACGATCTTTGGGGTCGCTACCAACCGGAGGAAAAAGGCGTCCTGATGGTATATGCCTCAATGTATGGCAACACCGAATCCGCAATGCAGGCACTGGCGGCTCGCTTGTGTGATAAGGGCATGACCAACATCGCCTTATACGATGTTTCTTCAACGGATGTCTCACAGCTCATTTCTGAATCGTTTAAATATAGCCACATGGTGTTGGCTTCAGTAACATATAATCTCGGCATCTATCCTGCTATGCACAACTTCCTGATGGATATGAAAGCCCTAAACCTTCAAAAACGGACGGTCGCGCTTGTGGAAAACGGTTCTTGGGCTATCAAGGCTGGTGACCTGATGCAGAAATTCGTTAGCGAAGAGATGAAAAACATGACCGTGCTCAACGAGCGCGTCAGTATAGCTTCATCTCTCCATGCGGATAAAAATCCAGAACTGGAATCGCTGGCTAATGCCATCCTGGAATCCATGCAGTAA
- a CDS encoding acyl-CoA dehydrogenase family protein yields MLFSTTQQHEELRTKVRTFAEEEIKPLTFFMDKENQFPDDAVANLGKMGLMGIPFPADCGGMGLDMTSYAIAVEELARVDGGAGVILSAHTSLGAWPIFAFGNEAQKKKYLVPLCKGEKIGAFALTEPNAGSDAGGTETTAVDKGDYYLLNGGKIFITNAPKADTYVIFALTTPDIGTRGISAFIIEKGWKGFEFGDHYDKMGIRSSSTAELIFNDVKIPKENLLGKEGQGFKIAMATLDGGRIGIAAQALGIAQGAFEQAVTYAKERVQFGKPIGFQQVISFKIADMATKLRTARFLVYSAAELKENHQPFGMESAMAKQYASDIALEVTNDALQIFGGNGYLKGMEVERMYRDAKITTIYEGTNEIQRMIIASHILGKPPKEAGSSSSRPKKAAPITGIRKKVIFRDGDAKAQVDALAQALKKDGFDFTVGIPMETPIAQAERVVSAGKGIGEKKDMKLVENLAKAAGAAIGASRPVAETLKYLPLNRYVGMSGQKFTGNLYIACGISGATQHLKGIKDASIIVAINKNGNAPIFKNCDYGIVGDVHEILPLLTAALDTGEKQPAPPMTKMKRPQMPKPEPIGSSYICSGCGYEYIPELGDEENEVVPGTLFKDLPEDWVCPECAEAKDQFIEA; encoded by the coding sequence ATGTTATTTTCGACCACACAACAACACGAGGAGCTTCGAACTAAGGTCAGAACGTTCGCAGAAGAGGAGATTAAACCCTTGACCTTCTTCATGGACAAGGAAAACCAGTTTCCCGATGATGCAGTTGCCAACTTAGGCAAGATGGGGCTGATGGGAATTCCGTTTCCCGCGGACTGCGGCGGTATGGGCCTGGATATGACCAGCTATGCCATCGCTGTAGAGGAATTGGCAAGGGTGGACGGCGGCGCGGGCGTCATTCTGTCCGCACATACGTCTTTGGGCGCTTGGCCAATTTTTGCTTTCGGCAACGAGGCACAAAAGAAGAAGTATTTGGTTCCGCTATGTAAGGGCGAGAAAATCGGCGCCTTTGCCTTGACCGAGCCCAATGCTGGCTCCGATGCCGGCGGCACCGAGACTACTGCCGTCGACAAGGGTGATTATTATCTTTTAAACGGCGGCAAAATTTTTATCACTAACGCGCCCAAGGCGGATACTTATGTGATTTTTGCGCTTACGACGCCCGATATCGGCACGCGCGGCATTTCTGCCTTCATTATAGAAAAAGGGTGGAAAGGTTTCGAGTTCGGTGACCACTATGACAAAATGGGTATCCGCTCCTCTTCCACCGCAGAGCTGATCTTCAATGATGTGAAGATTCCCAAAGAAAACTTGCTGGGCAAAGAGGGGCAGGGCTTTAAAATTGCGATGGCGACGCTGGACGGCGGCCGCATCGGAATTGCTGCTCAGGCACTTGGCATTGCACAGGGCGCTTTTGAGCAAGCGGTGACCTACGCCAAAGAGCGTGTGCAGTTTGGTAAACCGATTGGGTTCCAACAGGTCATTTCCTTTAAAATTGCCGATATGGCTACCAAGCTGCGTACAGCCCGTTTTTTAGTCTACTCTGCTGCGGAGCTAAAAGAGAATCACCAACCCTTTGGGATGGAATCTGCAATGGCCAAGCAGTACGCTTCGGACATTGCGCTGGAGGTGACAAACGACGCCCTGCAGATTTTCGGCGGCAATGGTTACCTAAAGGGTATGGAGGTGGAGCGGATGTACCGCGATGCCAAGATTACCACCATCTATGAAGGCACGAACGAGATTCAGCGCATGATCATCGCTTCTCATATTTTGGGCAAACCACCAAAGGAGGCTGGCTCTTCCAGCAGCCGTCCTAAGAAAGCTGCACCTATTACTGGTATCCGTAAAAAAGTCATCTTTAGAGATGGCGATGCTAAGGCACAGGTTGACGCTCTGGCGCAGGCGCTCAAGAAGGATGGCTTCGACTTTACGGTCGGCATTCCCATGGAAACCCCCATTGCCCAGGCGGAACGCGTGGTTTCTGCTGGTAAGGGCATCGGAGAAAAGAAGGACATGAAGCTGGTTGAAAACTTGGCCAAGGCCGCGGGTGCCGCCATCGGTGCTTCTCGTCCTGTGGCCGAAACGCTCAAATATCTGCCATTAAACCGGTATGTGGGCATGTCCGGCCAGAAATTTACCGGCAATTTGTACATAGCCTGCGGCATTTCGGGTGCAACCCAGCACTTAAAGGGTATTAAGGATGCCTCTATTATTGTGGCGATCAACAAAAACGGCAATGCGCCAATTTTTAAGAACTGTGACTATGGTATTGTGGGCGATGTCCATGAGATACTACCGCTACTGACGGCTGCGCTGGATACCGGCGAAAAGCAGCCCGCACCTCCCATGACGAAAATGAAACGCCCGCAAATGCCTAAGCCTGAGCCGATTGGTTCCAGCTATATCTGCAGCGGCTGTGGGTATGAATATATACCCGAATTAGGCGACGAAGAGAACGAAGTGGTGCCGGGCACGCTGTTCAAGGATTTGCCGGAAGACTGGGTCTGCCCGGAATGTGCCGAAGCCAAAGATCAATTTATTGAGGCGTAA
- a CDS encoding Rrf2 family transcriptional regulator, which yields MIITKETDYALRILRALAGKERVTASQLAQGEQIPQQFAYKILKKLEKGGLIRILRGAEGGCVLAAELEKVSLFRLMQIMEEDSSVSSCMKPGYQCTWCKAHGDTVCQVNIHLAAIQKKLDEELEAHCLQKILFGD from the coding sequence ATGATTATTACAAAGGAAACAGATTATGCGCTGCGAATTCTTCGGGCGCTCGCGGGTAAAGAGCGTGTCACGGCGTCACAACTAGCACAAGGAGAACAGATTCCACAGCAGTTCGCTTATAAAATTCTAAAAAAGCTTGAAAAAGGCGGCCTCATCCGCATTTTGCGTGGGGCGGAAGGCGGCTGTGTTTTGGCGGCAGAATTGGAAAAGGTATCTCTTTTTCGGTTGATGCAGATTATGGAGGAGGATTCCTCGGTTAGTTCTTGCATGAAACCGGGATATCAGTGTACGTGGTGTAAAGCGCACGGGGACACTGTTTGCCAAGTCAATATTCATCTCGCTGCCATTCAGAAAAAGCTGGATGAGGAACTGGAGGCGCACTGCTTACAAAAAATTCTATTTGGCGATTGA
- a CDS encoding DUF1667 domain-containing protein — MTRTFTCIMCPNGCEICAELDGATIVSLEGARCEKGKSYVRQEIDAPKRNIASSVLLDNGTLPLASIRLTGVIPKERIFDAMAEIRKVRVTAPVSTGQTVIKDLLDLGCDVIITKSIPRCKE, encoded by the coding sequence ATGACCAGAACCTTTACTTGCATTATGTGTCCCAACGGCTGCGAAATCTGCGCTGAGCTTGATGGCGCAACAATTGTCTCTCTTGAAGGCGCGCGCTGTGAAAAGGGTAAGAGTTATGTCCGGCAGGAAATTGACGCACCTAAACGCAACATTGCGAGCTCAGTGCTTTTAGACAACGGCACGTTGCCGCTTGCAAGCATACGCCTGACAGGGGTTATTCCCAAAGAGCGAATTTTTGATGCAATGGCTGAGATTCGCAAGGTTCGGGTAACTGCGCCAGTAAGCACGGGGCAGACCGTGATTAAAGATCTGCTTGACCTTGGCTGTGATGTTATTATTACCAAGAGCATTCCTCGTTGCAAAGAATAA
- a CDS encoding FAD-dependent oxidoreductase: MKKDVIIIGGGPAGLAAAVRLHQIGVRDILILERESIPGGILRQCIHDGFGLTRFGETLSGPEYAQRFIDEAAQLGIECRTDTTVLSVSPEKLVTTVSRDGIEHWQARAVVLAMGCRERTRGALAIPGERPAGVFTAGVAQSYINLHNMMIGKEVVILGSGDIGMIMARRLTLEGAHVKAVLEIQPYASGLSRNVQQCLDDFDIPLLLSHTVTDIHGRARLTGITVSQVDEQLKPIPDTAQEITCDTLILSVGLIPENELSLDAGVLLDSHTHGAVVDEYYQTQVEGVFSAGNVLHVHDLVDYVSLEAERLADAVAQYLKTGALPSCGLQIVPGSGVNHTIPQKISGKCDLQLSLRVNKPYADCTVQVIQSGEEIHSVKMKKALPAEMVWITVPREKLRESGDLEVCVK; the protein is encoded by the coding sequence CTGAAAAAAGATGTTATCATCATTGGCGGCGGCCCGGCGGGTCTTGCCGCAGCAGTTCGTCTGCATCAAATAGGTGTAAGGGATATCCTTATTCTGGAGCGGGAAAGTATACCCGGCGGCATTCTCAGACAGTGTATTCACGACGGCTTTGGGCTGACCCGATTTGGCGAAACGCTCAGTGGTCCGGAATATGCGCAGCGCTTTATTGACGAAGCGGCTCAGCTTGGCATTGAATGCCGCACCGATACGACAGTTCTTTCGGTTTCGCCGGAGAAATTGGTGACCACCGTCTCCCGAGACGGAATCGAACATTGGCAGGCGCGTGCAGTTGTTCTGGCGATGGGTTGCCGCGAACGCACCCGTGGTGCACTTGCAATACCTGGCGAGCGTCCCGCAGGCGTCTTCACTGCTGGTGTCGCGCAGTCTTACATCAATCTGCATAACATGATGATTGGCAAAGAGGTTGTCATACTCGGCTCGGGTGATATTGGCATGATTATGGCCCGTCGTTTGACGTTGGAAGGCGCGCATGTAAAAGCCGTGCTAGAAATTCAGCCCTATGCGAGCGGGCTGTCGCGCAATGTTCAGCAATGTCTGGACGATTTTGATATTCCGCTGTTACTAAGCCACACAGTTACAGACATTCATGGTCGCGCGCGGCTGACAGGAATCACGGTCTCTCAGGTGGATGAGCAACTTAAACCAATTCCTGATACAGCGCAGGAGATTACCTGTGATACGTTGATTCTTTCGGTTGGTCTTATTCCTGAGAACGAGCTGTCGCTGGATGCGGGGGTACTGCTAGACAGTCACACGCATGGAGCGGTGGTTGATGAATACTACCAGACGCAGGTTGAGGGTGTTTTTTCCGCCGGGAATGTGCTGCATGTACACGATCTCGTGGATTATGTCTCGCTTGAGGCGGAACGGTTAGCTGACGCGGTGGCGCAATATCTTAAAACGGGCGCTCTACCTTCCTGTGGGCTACAAATAGTACCGGGCAGCGGCGTAAATCATACTATCCCGCAGAAAATCAGCGGAAAATGCGATTTGCAACTTTCTCTGCGTGTGAATAAGCCGTATGCAGACTGCACCGTTCAGGTGATACAGTCCGGCGAGGAAATTCATTCTGTCAAGATGAAAAAAGCGCTTCCTGCGGAGATGGTGTGGATTACCGTTCCGCGTGAGAAGCTCAGGGAATCCGGTGATTTGGAGGTGTGCGTAAAATGA
- a CDS encoding NAD(P)/FAD-dependent oxidoreductase produces MNEQYDVLVVGSGVIGSAVARELARFDLKIGVVEKNLDVCFETSGRNSAVLHGGFAYDPGTKKAECCVEACLEFDEVAQELDVPFMRTGKVLVGNTDADMESLKKTLETGKINGSQGLEIIDKARLRELVPAVCGEFALYSPMSGILDPFQYTIALAENAKSNGVDYHFGHEVTEIRRLAKDRFQVVTPKGTFFTRWVVNCAGLGCGKISDMLGITGYRIGGSKGNYIVLDKRTGPLLPMPVYPVPSNTYMGIHVTPTVDGNVTVGPDAEYVNDFTYYGVPQDKMNYLAESASDLWPHIHKKDYIRNYAGILPKWLDENGVVQDFVIEAREEAPNTINLVGIESPGLTAALPIARRAVRLLAERESLRPNASFNPRRKGIIRFSEQSEEEQARLVRENPDYGELICRCEKVTKAEILQAVQNPLGTHTMASIKLRTRAMMGRCQGGYCQMRVAQIIQKETGCRVEDILYAREGSNLFTGWVRE; encoded by the coding sequence TTGAACGAACAGTATGATGTGCTGGTGGTCGGATCAGGCGTAATAGGTAGTGCCGTAGCGCGTGAGCTAGCGCGTTTTGATCTGAAAATTGGTGTAGTGGAAAAAAATCTTGACGTGTGCTTTGAAACAAGCGGGCGAAATTCGGCGGTGCTGCATGGTGGATTTGCTTATGACCCGGGAACGAAAAAGGCAGAATGCTGCGTTGAGGCTTGTCTGGAATTTGACGAGGTGGCGCAGGAGCTTGATGTTCCCTTTATGCGCACTGGTAAGGTGTTGGTGGGCAATACCGACGCAGATATGGAAAGCTTGAAAAAAACACTTGAAACCGGAAAAATCAACGGCAGTCAGGGGTTAGAGATTATTGATAAGGCGCGCCTACGCGAGCTAGTGCCCGCCGTGTGCGGAGAATTTGCACTCTACTCGCCAATGAGCGGTATTCTCGACCCATTTCAGTACACCATTGCACTTGCAGAAAACGCAAAAAGCAATGGGGTAGACTATCACTTCGGTCACGAGGTGACAGAAATACGCCGTTTGGCAAAGGATCGTTTCCAAGTGGTTACCCCTAAGGGCACGTTTTTTACCCGCTGGGTTGTCAATTGTGCTGGACTGGGCTGCGGTAAAATCTCCGATATGCTCGGCATTACGGGCTATCGCATCGGTGGTTCAAAGGGCAACTATATTGTTTTAGATAAGCGTACAGGGCCGCTTTTGCCGATGCCAGTTTACCCGGTTCCCAGCAATACCTATATGGGTATTCATGTGACGCCGACGGTAGACGGGAATGTTACAGTTGGACCTGACGCGGAATATGTGAATGATTTTACTTATTACGGTGTTCCGCAGGACAAAATGAATTATCTGGCAGAAAGCGCCTCTGACTTATGGCCGCATATACATAAGAAGGACTATATTCGAAACTACGCCGGTATCTTGCCAAAATGGTTGGATGAAAACGGTGTGGTACAGGATTTTGTGATTGAAGCGCGCGAGGAAGCACCGAATACAATCAATCTGGTCGGAATTGAGTCGCCGGGACTAACCGCTGCGCTGCCGATTGCGCGCCGAGCAGTGCGACTGCTAGCCGAGCGGGAATCGCTTCGTCCAAACGCATCTTTTAATCCGCGCCGCAAAGGTATTATCCGGTTTTCTGAGCAGAGTGAAGAGGAACAAGCGCGTCTTGTGCGTGAAAATCCGGACTATGGCGAATTGATTTGCCGGTGCGAAAAGGTGACCAAGGCTGAAATTTTGCAGGCAGTGCAAAATCCGCTGGGAACGCACACAATGGCTAGTATCAAGCTTCGTACCCGCGCCATGATGGGCAGATGCCAGGGTGGATACTGCCAAATGCGCGTAGCTCAGATCATTCAGAAAGAAACCGGATGCAGGGTGGAAGACATTCTTTACGCGCGTGAGGGTTCTAATTTGTTTACAGGGTGGGTAAGAGAATGA
- a CDS encoding FadR/GntR family transcriptional regulator, which translates to MENKTLGEKAADDLIRLIRENGYEAGQKLPNEYALSSLLGVGRNTVREALRVLVSRNIVVIRQGSGTFVSAKMGVSDDPLGFSLIEDRRKLVRDLLQLRCIIEPPIAALAAENATEQDIALLGEICGQVERLLEARKDFSGKDQAFHVQIANCSHNVVMSNLIPLISEGVSVFSAEVASQEYEHTLRAHRKIYQAICDRRPVEAQQAMLFHLLYNQARYLEENAI; encoded by the coding sequence ATGGAAAATAAAACGCTGGGCGAAAAAGCGGCGGATGATTTGATACGGCTTATCCGCGAAAACGGGTACGAGGCGGGGCAGAAGCTGCCGAACGAGTACGCGCTTAGCAGCTTGCTGGGTGTGGGCCGCAATACGGTACGTGAGGCGTTGCGGGTATTGGTTTCCCGCAATATAGTCGTTATCCGGCAGGGGTCGGGCACATTTGTCTCTGCGAAAATGGGGGTTTCGGATGATCCACTGGGCTTTTCGCTGATTGAAGACCGTCGGAAGTTGGTTCGCGATCTGCTTCAGCTACGTTGTATCATTGAACCACCAATTGCCGCACTTGCCGCCGAAAATGCCACAGAGCAGGATATAGCGCTTCTTGGTGAGATTTGCGGGCAGGTTGAACGACTGCTGGAAGCACGCAAGGATTTTTCGGGAAAGGACCAGGCGTTTCACGTTCAAATTGCTAATTGTAGTCATAATGTGGTTATGTCTAATTTAATTCCGCTGATAAGCGAAGGTGTTTCAGTGTTTTCAGCTGAGGTCGCCAGCCAGGAATATGAGCATACGCTGCGCGCCCATCGCAAGATTTATCAGGCGATTTGCGACAGGCGCCCTGTTGAGGCTCAGCAGGCCATGCTTTTTCATCTCCTCTACAATCAAGCTCGTTATTTGGAAGAGAACGCGATATGA
- a CDS encoding TRAP transporter large permease, with product MNMVWLLFASFLVLLAIGVPVAYSLGISSAIYFVVTGMPLNMMAQRFFSGLDSFTLLCVPGFILAGNLMNSGGITNRIIGFCNKLVGHIRGGLSLANIVASMLFAGISGTAVADAASIGGILIPAMTNEGYEEDFAVGVTAASSCIGPIIPPSLPMIMAATLTGLSVSKMFVAGALPGILMGGSMMVVSYIISCKRNHPKAKRATAREIITGAKDAIWALLMTVIIMVGIIGGIVTPTEASIIAVLYALIVGLFVYKELNLKIISKVVVDSAITTASIMVLVGFANIFAYIMSKEQIPQMVAEGMLSLTRNKYLILLLINILLLFVGTFMETIAALLILFPVLLQVATSVGINPIHFGIVAVLNLVLGLTTPPVGVCLFVTSSIGKISLSKASRGVMPFLIANLIVLLIVTYFPVVTLGLVELVFGAI from the coding sequence ATGAATATGGTGTGGTTATTGTTTGCCAGTTTTCTCGTTTTGCTGGCTATCGGCGTGCCTGTCGCTTACTCTCTTGGCATCTCGTCGGCTATCTATTTTGTTGTGACCGGAATGCCGCTCAATATGATGGCGCAGCGCTTTTTTTCTGGTCTGGATTCGTTTACACTGCTTTGTGTGCCAGGCTTTATTCTTGCCGGTAACCTGATGAACAGCGGCGGTATTACAAACCGAATTATCGGGTTTTGTAATAAGCTGGTCGGGCATATCCGCGGCGGACTCAGTCTTGCCAATATTGTCGCTTCGATGCTGTTTGCTGGCATTTCGGGCACTGCGGTTGCGGATGCTGCTAGCATCGGCGGAATTTTGATTCCCGCGATGACTAATGAGGGCTATGAAGAAGATTTTGCTGTCGGTGTTACGGCGGCATCCTCTTGTATTGGACCGATTATTCCGCCTTCGTTACCAATGATTATGGCGGCGACGCTTACCGGCCTTTCGGTTAGTAAGATGTTTGTGGCTGGTGCACTACCGGGTATTTTGATGGGCGGCAGTATGATGGTTGTTTCTTATATCATCTCTTGCAAGCGCAATCATCCCAAAGCAAAACGTGCTACCGCTAGAGAAATTATTACAGGCGCAAAGGACGCCATATGGGCGCTTCTAATGACGGTTATTATCATGGTTGGCATTATCGGCGGCATTGTTACCCCGACCGAAGCTTCCATCATTGCTGTTTTGTATGCGCTGATTGTCGGGCTCTTCGTTTACAAGGAACTTAACCTGAAAATTATTTCTAAGGTCGTTGTAGACTCTGCTATTACCACAGCTTCGATCATGGTTCTGGTAGGATTTGCGAATATTTTCGCTTATATCATGTCAAAAGAACAGATTCCACAGATGGTGGCTGAGGGAATGCTCAGCCTTACGCGCAATAAATACTTGATTCTGCTACTCATCAACATATTGCTGTTGTTTGTTGGCACGTTTATGGAGACAATAGCGGCATTGCTTATTTTGTTTCCTGTGCTTTTACAGGTTGCAACCTCGGTTGGTATCAATCCGATCCACTTCGGTATTGTTGCAGTTTTGAATCTGGTCTTGGGCTTGACGACACCGCCGGTTGGTGTTTGTCTGTTTGTGACCTCAAGTATTGGTAAGATTTCTCTTTCCAAGGCGTCAAGAGGGGTTATGCCGTTTTTGATTGCCAACCTGATCGTTCTGCTGATTGTTACCTATTTTCCTGTTGTAACACTGGGATTAGTTGAGCTCGTATTTGGAGCGATCTGA
- a CDS encoding TRAP transporter small permease → MRTFIKNIDKTLAVLAALASLAFVGTVVIQIFSRTFLPKTPSWTEELARYFFIYSIAFAAGLAVRENSYVAVDILTSKIPRELKKYFQMIMNILMALFALFFEVKSVFKFAFLKVRMVSTALEIPMQYIYFALIILFGFLTFSYICEVILMLMGDERTGGQTS, encoded by the coding sequence ATGCGTACCTTTATCAAAAATATAGACAAAACGCTCGCGGTATTGGCTGCGCTGGCTTCTTTGGCATTTGTTGGAACGGTTGTTATTCAGATTTTTAGTCGAACATTCTTGCCTAAGACGCCTTCCTGGACCGAAGAGCTTGCCCGATATTTTTTCATTTATTCGATTGCGTTTGCCGCGGGTCTTGCGGTGAGAGAAAATTCCTATGTTGCGGTTGATATTTTAACATCAAAGATACCTAGAGAGCTTAAAAAGTACTTTCAGATGATCATGAACATTCTGATGGCTTTGTTTGCGCTCTTTTTTGAAGTTAAAAGCGTTTTCAAATTTGCATTTTTGAAGGTTCGCATGGTTTCCACCGCGCTGGAAATTCCGATGCAGTACATCTATTTTGCACTGATTATTCTTTTTGGTTTTCTGACCTTCAGCTACATATGCGAGGTTATTTTGATGCTGATGGGCGACGAACGAACGGGAGGACAAACGTCATGA